Proteins encoded in a region of the Phoenix dactylifera cultivar Barhee BC4 chromosome 3, palm_55x_up_171113_PBpolish2nd_filt_p, whole genome shotgun sequence genome:
- the LOC103700970 gene encoding bZIP transcription factor 53: MSPSPACQSSGSEGGPQLVVDERKRKRMLSNRESARRARMRKQQRLDELTNQAAQLRNENEQIVMQVNLISQQYLKLESENSVVGAEVMELTERLQSLNSMLQIFQEVSGMAMDIPEIPDPLLRPWLLPCPAQPIMASADLFQF, encoded by the coding sequence ATGTCTCCATCTCCGGCTTGCCAATCTTCCGGGTCCGAAGGCGGTCCCCAGCTCGTGGTGGATGAGAGGAAGCGGAAGAGGATGCTCTCAAACAGGGAGTCCGCAAGGAGGGCCCGGATGAGGAAGCAGCAGCGTCTCGATGAGCTGACAAACCAAGCAGCTCAGCTTAGGAATGAGAATGAGCAGATCGTCATGCAGGTCAATTTGATCAGTCAGCAATACCTCAAGCTGGAGTCAGAGAACTCTGTTGTGGGAGCTGAGGTGATGGAATTGACTGAGAGGCTGCAATCTCTGAATTCGATGCTCCAAATCTTCCAGGAGGTCAGCGGGATGGCGATGGACATACCGGAGATACCGGACCCGCTCCTGAGGCCATGGCTGCTCCCTTGCCCTGCCCAGCCAATCATGGCCTCTGCGGACTTGTTCCAGTTCTGA